From Echinicola jeungdonensis, the proteins below share one genomic window:
- the sucD gene encoding succinate--CoA ligase subunit alpha, with protein sequence MSVLVNKDSKVIVQGFTGSEGSFHAQQMIEYGTNLVGGVTPGKGGSNHLGKPVFNTVADAVKSTGADTSIIFVPPAFAADAIMEAADAGIKVIIAITEGIPVKDMMVAKPYIKEKGATLIGPNCPGVITPGEAKVGIMPGFVFKKGKVGIVSKSGTLTYEAADQIAKAGLGVSTAIGIGGDPIIGTSTKEAVQLLMEDPETDSIVMIGEIGGNYEAEAAKWVKENGNQKPVVGFIAGQTAPPGRRMGHAGAIIGGADDTASAKMRIMRENGIHVAESPAEIGEVMAKALKNVEA encoded by the coding sequence ATGAGTGTTTTAGTTAATAAAGATTCTAAAGTAATCGTCCAGGGTTTTACCGGATCTGAAGGTTCCTTCCACGCACAACAAATGATTGAATATGGCACCAACTTAGTAGGTGGTGTAACACCAGGAAAAGGTGGTTCCAATCATTTGGGAAAACCTGTTTTTAATACCGTTGCTGACGCGGTAAAATCTACTGGAGCAGATACCTCCATTATATTTGTCCCACCTGCCTTTGCTGCTGATGCAATTATGGAAGCTGCAGACGCGGGTATTAAAGTGATCATTGCCATCACCGAGGGAATCCCTGTTAAGGACATGATGGTAGCTAAACCCTATATCAAAGAAAAAGGTGCTACATTAATTGGACCTAACTGCCCAGGGGTAATCACTCCAGGTGAGGCCAAAGTAGGCATTATGCCAGGTTTTGTATTCAAAAAAGGAAAAGTGGGTATCGTATCAAAGTCTGGAACATTGACTTACGAAGCCGCTGACCAAATTGCAAAAGCAGGTTTAGGTGTTTCCACTGCAATCGGTATTGGTGGTGACCCTATCATTGGTACTTCTACCAAGGAAGCTGTACAATTGTTGATGGAAGACCCTGAAACCGACTCCATCGTTATGATCGGTGAGATTGGTGGTAATTACGAAGCTGAAGCTGCCAAATGGGTAAAAGAAAATGGCAATCAAAAACCAGTTGTTGGATTTATTGCTGGACAAACCGCACCTCCAGGCCGAAGAATGGGCCACGCAGGAGCCATTATCGGTGGTGCAGATGACACCGCTAGTGCAAAAATGAGAATCATGAGGGAAAACGGCATCCATGTCGCTGAATCTCCTGCTGAGATCGGTGAAGTAATGGCTAAGGCACTAAAAAATGTAGAAGCCTAA